From the genome of Lampris incognitus isolate fLamInc1 chromosome 17, fLamInc1.hap2, whole genome shotgun sequence:
GACAAGTATGGACTGGGCTCCATCATGATATGTGGGCACCAGCCTCGCTGGTCTCTAAATGTCCGCCTCCTGCGGCAAAGATGTTGTAAAATATAGACCAGAAAGCATTTAATAATAGGCCGCGATGTTCACAATCCACACTGAGCACGCCAACAAATCAAATCCGACTCAATTATATAAGAGATGTAAGACACATTATTTAGTGtagttatgtaaaaaaaaaaaagaagagaaaaaggccgctaaaaaaaaagaaaaagaaaaactgtcTTTAATGACCTTTCCTCCGCTGGCAGGGAATTAAAAGTCACAAGTCTTGGCTGGCTGGCCTTGGTTAACCTTTAAGCTGCCGAGTCTGCAGACATTGTTCATTAACAGAGAAACCCCATTAGACAAAGATAAAACCTCCAACGTGGGCAAAGTAACTCACGGGACGACGTCTCACGGCGCCGGTCCTGCGGACAAAGGCGAGAAGAGGGCGACACGGCGCGAGGCAGGGACAGAGgagtcgccgccgccgccggggcAACGCACGCCGCTTCCGACCGCGAGGCAGGTGGACTCATGGGGTGACTCAGCGATTCGCGAACGCCAAATCAAACGAAATCGTCCGAGGGCGGCGCCAACATCGCTGCCTGGACGCGTCCGTGGACGCAGGATCTAGAAAGGGCTGGCTGTGGAGGGTCGGGGGTTCCAACGCTGAGGCCACTCAAGGTCCCCCGGTTTCCACTCCATCGTGCTCCCCCTCCCGGTTCGTCGAGTGCGCATGCGCAAACCCCGTCTAGCGGTTGCCGCCGGTGCaccgtggatttttttttttgcgttcaGATTCACCGCTCATAACAAATTTATTTTAATGAATTACATATGATCAGAATCAATATTACGAACAATGCGGCAGCACAGAGACAAAATAGATATAGGTTATTGGCGCCGGCGGTATCCGGAAGGATAAACCTCCCATTATCCAATCAGAGTCGTCGTATCCAGGAAGGAAGTAACGCTCTCTGCACACATTTGCCCGCAGCAAAATGGTTTGCACTTCCTTGTCGTGCATCCTAATACTCATGGTTCTCTGACGAGTTGAAACGGCAGCGTTTATCCGTAAAAACCATCTGAAGGTTGTAAGGTAAGTGGTACAGAATAGACCAGTTTAGATATCATTTAACAGCCCACGTGATGCAGTTGTCTGAAAGGAGAAGTCTTCTGTTAGCTTACAGTACATACATCTGTCATTCTCACCGGGTTTCTGCTGATTAATAGTGGTGCTTAAATCAAAGCTGTTGAAAACAAATTGCGGGTAGCAGCTGCTTTACTTTCTACCAAATCTACAGTAGTTGAGTTTTCCATCTACACATCACGATTCAAGTTGTAACTTGGAAAACCGATTCGTGCTTATTCATTTCCACTTCAGCTCACACACACTGACCTAGTTGCTTGCCGGTGGAGTGTTTCCTAATCCGAATTGAGGGGTACAGAATAGAGAGTGTCATGCATTTCAAAGAATGTaattgtgattgtaaagcccACTGGGACTAAATCGTGATTTAAAGTTATGCAAGTATATTTGTCTTGATTACTTGGAACAGCTGTCCTTCCTCCTGGTCCATATTGAAGTGATCTATTCTCGTGAACATCCATTGCTGATTTCACAAATTGGACCTCTTCTTATCAGATGGGCTACATGACAGTCGAGACGCAGAGCTCCACTCTGCTCCATCTCAAAAGATCCCCAGGGATCCGCTCCTGGTCTCTTCTTGTTGGTGAGTGTATGAAGGGAGTGAGTATGTCTGAGAGAAAGACTTCCAAGTACATATCGTCACTGCTGAATTTGAAACGGTGTACACTGCTGCTGTTATTTGTATGACTGTTATTACTACTTATATGATATAAACTCATTTCTATGAAAGAAAAATAAGTAATTTTTCATTTTAATATCAGGTATAGCATCTGTGGGATTGGCAGCCGCATACTACAGCTCAGGTACACAATCTCCATGTACAATCATCGTCTGACAAATCTACCATCTCTTCTTGCCATCACTATTCCGATCCATGTTTGACAAATATGCATTCTCTGCCAAACCTACAGACAGCATCCTCTGGAAGCTTTTCTATGTGACCGGCTGTCTGTTTGTGGCCATGCAAAACATGGATGAATGGGAAGAGGCTGTGTTTGACAAAACCAAGAACCTGATTGAGATCAAGACCTTTAGTCTGTATGCCCTTATTCTGACCTTGTGGAGAAAAGGTCAAGAAAAAGGTAATAACTATAGTAAGATGGTTTGTAAGgctataatttaaaaaaacaaacaaacgacattACATATTCACAAATAACAAATCTAGAGTCAAACATTTAGTTGCTCTTTTTCTGCTCTCTAAGTGGTATTGGACCTGAGAACTCTGTGTGATGTGTCCATCCAAGAGGAGAGGGTTCGCTATTTGGGGAGGGGCCATGTACTGGTGCTGCAACTGGCCTCAGGCTTTTCCTACCCTCTTACCCAGGCCGCCACTCTGGGAGGACACGGGTAAAACATGACACCTTGTAGTCTGGTGAAGGTGGGGAaaatatgggggaaaaaatgtTTTATCAGTTCCAGAGACATTGCCAATAACTCTTTGTTTCTGTCATGCTTTCTCCTTGTAATACATCAGTGATGTGGAGGCAGTGGCCACATTGCTGAAGCGCTTCCTGGAGCTGGAGGAGCTACAGCGACGCTGGCAGCAGGAGGAAGAGGCAGAgtatgaggaggaagaggaggaaaactATTTCGACCAAACCAGTGACTCGCAAGAGGAagaggattgattttttttttttagctgatgGCATCTAGGCTATTGCATTGTCAGGTATATTAGAGGGTGTTCAAGCATTTGCTGTTGTTACATCAGGGATGAAGTCTACCTGGATCTTAAAATGAATGCTGTTCGCAGGTGTGCTCAAGAAACAAAGATACTCTGTCCTTTTTAGCGACTCTGTAGTCGTTCATCTGTATGCCTTACAAACCTCTACCCGCGTTTTCATATCTATATGATACATCCGTCTATGGAAATTGGAAACGTTAAGACTGTTTGATAATTTAATCACAGCATTGAGATGGCCACTGAATCCGCTGCTCACGTTGAGCTTAATGAGTGGGCATTATTTGTAAGAAAGAAGCATTCTTGACATAATTACTGTGTGAGTTTCATCTGGAGTACATAGTTACTGTGCCTTCCTACTGTTCTGTAATGTGTTTATGTGGTAAAGGCATTTGAAGGCACTCAGGTTGCCCCACAGTTGTGAAAATACCAGTGGTTTTATTGTGGACCACCCCGTTTATATTCCTTTTTGCATGTTTACTCAGCAAACCCAAGATCCAAATGTATGCATGCGACTAGACCATAATAAAGCATTAGGTGTTTTCATGACACCGTTCAGAATGATTTATGTGTGAAGGGTAAAATACTTTTATTGTAATTTGGTTCTAAACATATAaagtttttcccttttttttgtaAACCAAAGATAAACCTCAGGAAAACCTTTTTCATATTAATAAGAAATCATGGCTCTGTCATTAGATGCTGGTAAATGTGAATGTGAGCTGTTTAGAAGAGAAACAGTGAAATAATTTCTTTTTTCTGATGGCttttttattgtattgttttTAACCTTGATACATTTGCAGAAGTTAAATTAAAGCGTTTTCTATGTAAAACGGGTCTTTTTGTCATAATTCTATCAGTTTGCAGTTGCTGAGGAACAGAATCAAAAATAAAGCCACCCTTCTACTGCAATGCCGTTTGCAAATTAAGAGAATGCCATAATGTAGCTGCTGGGATTTTTCACACGGTTGAATTGGAGTGCATTTGAATAGGATGGGGGGGAAAAACTGGAGGAAAACATACAACAGCAAGGACACAACACCAAAAAACATTCCTCAGCAGAAACCAGTCCTGTCCAGCTCATTCTCCCAGTCTTGTCTGTGGGGTCCGCTTCATTGTTGGACTGATGATGGCAAGCAAGTCTGCGGCATCATTTCCAGCAGACACTCTCCGATATCCTGTGTGATCCTCTGCAGAGGGGCCACTACAGGTTCCACGTGTTGTCCTATCCACTCCTGAGCAGTGGAGTCTGGGTAAAGGCGCAACATCTCCTCCCTTACCGCCTCCACCTTCTGCTTCAGCAAAGTCAAAAGCCTGAgaggtgtatgggggggggggatacgagTAGAATTTTGTGAGGGACAAttagaaatttttaaaaaaatatatagataCAAATGCAAAGAAAGAGGAATCCGAATGATTTGTGCTTACATAGTTGCGTGACTCTGAATCTGCATGGTCATAAGGGGGTTGACTATCTTCCTCTGTCTGTGGTAGGGGGTCAGCCATCCGCGGACGACCCTTAAGATACACAAATGCAAAACTAATTTGTCAGTAAGATGCACCGTTTTCCATGTAAAAACAGCGCAGTTGTCTAAGTTGACTTTACAAATGAGGATTTTGGCTACCTGCAGTATGTTTGTGGCTACACGAAGCCCTGAAAGTGAGACTGCAATCATTGGTTGTAACTCACATGCTGTTTTCATAATAGCGAAGGTCCTCTGAGTTCAGCAGTGATGTGAGGTCCACGATCAGTTCAGCAAGCTTCCTCCCCGGAAACAATGACTCACCTTCAGAGGTCCTGGGAACAATATCCAATATCCAGGTAGGTTGAAGATACACAACTTTAACGTTGACAATGGCCAAATATCTAACAAAACTGTTAAGCCACATGAGAATTGTGCTTCTCACCTCTCCATGGCCTCCACCTCCACAGAGGAAATACCCAGGCTCTCCATCACCTTGATATGATCCTCGGGGTTGAATTGTCCATGGTTGATGGCCTTGAGACAGGCCGCCAAGGAT
Proteins encoded in this window:
- the LOC130127479 gene encoding cytochrome b-245 chaperone 1 homolog encodes the protein MGYMTVETQSSTLLHLKRSPGIRSWSLLVGIASVGLAAAYYSSDSILWKLFYVTGCLFVAMQNMDEWEEAVFDKTKNLIEIKTFSLYALILTLWRKGQEKVVLDLRTLCDVSIQEERVRYLGRGHVLVLQLASGFSYPLTQAATLGGHGDVEAVATLLKRFLELEELQRRWQQEEEAEYEEEEEENYFDQTSDSQEEED